In the Geobacter sp. FeAm09 genome, one interval contains:
- a CDS encoding DUF2064 domain-containing protein — protein MRNTIIVFTKVPKPGETKTRLTTDRGGILTSEEAVALYEGCLLDVINVCIAAKSGEVRICYNNGGDADYLEALLAKVSDRSQIKEVYADKAGNFDDCMQYAADYILKDGAPDRAADSILIVGGDIPTLQPYIIRDAVAKLGRLAGSKAGLAAKKDNAADQPLGAAVVEGACQEGGFSIVGYTYTTPFDFKGVFYNQDGITALDMLVAKASGKNLPLGVVEAVPDVDIPVDLASMIPVVKALKLAAANDENILVPAHTIGILEEIGLESTAQPPQR, from the coding sequence ATGCGCAACACAATAATCGTTTTCACCAAGGTGCCGAAACCGGGGGAGACCAAGACTCGCCTTACGACAGACCGGGGGGGAATCCTCACCTCTGAGGAGGCCGTGGCGCTGTACGAAGGGTGCCTCCTGGACGTGATAAATGTCTGTATCGCGGCAAAGAGCGGCGAGGTACGGATCTGCTACAACAACGGGGGCGATGCCGACTACCTGGAGGCCTTGCTGGCGAAGGTCTCGGACCGCTCGCAGATCAAGGAAGTTTATGCCGACAAGGCCGGGAACTTCGATGACTGCATGCAGTATGCCGCCGACTACATCCTGAAGGACGGCGCCCCGGACCGGGCGGCCGACAGCATTCTCATCGTCGGCGGGGATATCCCCACCCTCCAGCCGTACATCATCCGGGACGCGGTCGCGAAACTGGGACGACTTGCCGGCAGCAAGGCCGGGCTGGCGGCAAAAAAGGACAATGCTGCAGACCAGCCCCTTGGGGCGGCCGTGGTGGAAGGGGCCTGCCAGGAGGGCGGGTTCTCCATCGTGGGGTACACCTACACCACACCCTTCGATTTCAAGGGCGTATTCTACAACCAGGACGGGATAACGGCGCTGGACATGCTGGTGGCCAAGGCGAGCGGCAAGAACCTGCCGCTGGGGGTCGTCGAAGCGGTCCCGGATGTGGATATCCCCGTTGACCTGGCGAGCATGATCCCGGTGGTAAAGGCGCTGAAACTGGCCGCCGCCAATGACGAAAACATCCTGGTCCCGGCACATACCATCGGGATACTCGAGGAGATCGGGCTGGAGAGCACGGCCCAGCCGCCGCAGCGGTAG
- a CDS encoding methyl-accepting chemotaxis protein, which yields MSVHKNARVGTKLFAGFLFLAVIATAVNVVNALRLSHIKGMQQQLYAQDIKPMKDLVDLTEAFQKMRVATRDVTIAQTPEAKQKGSALRRDSFKAANDALIAIAASSSEAKDAAEELRKSITQYNTLLDKIYEMIVAGRAAEADAYGRTPESIQIVKNCTEQLKALTAARIAHGNKGTEAAIAITDSALILSMVCTVVMLAIAFVFGVVSTRLITRPVHRLVQQAEKIAAGDLTVKIQQESRDEIGVLAASFATMTESLRDTLQRVNDTSIQVATASNQLQSTSEQIATGAEEVSGQAQTVATASEELSATSGDIAQNCHAAAQGSRQATGAAQTGAEVVAQTVSVMTRIAERVTATAQSVEGLGARSDQIGAIVGTIEDIADQTNLLALNAAIEAARAGEQGRGFAVVADEVRALAERTTTATKEIGAMIKAIQTETKGAVAVMQEGVREVRQGTEEASRSGAAIQEILDQINTVTMQVSQIATAAEEQSATTSEITNNIHQISDVVHHTARGSQQSAAAAGQLARLSDDLRSLVRQFRLA from the coding sequence ATGTCTGTGCATAAGAATGCCCGGGTAGGGACGAAGCTTTTTGCCGGTTTCCTGTTTCTGGCCGTTATCGCAACGGCGGTTAATGTGGTGAATGCGCTGCGCTTGTCCCACATCAAGGGGATGCAGCAGCAATTGTACGCACAGGACATCAAGCCGATGAAAGACCTGGTCGATCTGACCGAAGCCTTCCAGAAGATGCGGGTGGCCACCCGGGACGTCACCATCGCCCAGACCCCGGAAGCCAAGCAGAAGGGGAGCGCCCTCCGGAGAGACAGCTTCAAGGCCGCAAACGACGCATTGATCGCCATTGCCGCCAGCTCCAGCGAAGCGAAAGACGCCGCGGAGGAGTTGCGGAAGTCGATCACCCAGTACAATACCCTTCTTGACAAGATCTACGAGATGATCGTCGCGGGCAGGGCCGCCGAGGCGGATGCCTACGGCAGAACACCCGAATCGATCCAGATCGTGAAGAACTGCACGGAGCAGTTGAAGGCGCTGACCGCCGCCAGGATCGCCCACGGCAACAAGGGGACCGAGGCGGCCATCGCCATCACCGATTCGGCGCTGATCCTGTCCATGGTCTGCACCGTGGTCATGCTGGCGATTGCCTTTGTCTTCGGCGTGGTGAGCACCCGCCTGATCACCCGGCCGGTGCACAGGCTGGTGCAGCAGGCGGAAAAGATCGCCGCCGGCGACCTGACGGTGAAGATCCAGCAGGAATCCCGGGACGAGATCGGCGTGCTGGCCGCCTCCTTCGCCACCATGACCGAGAGCCTGCGCGACACCCTCCAGAGGGTCAACGACACCTCGATCCAGGTGGCGACCGCGTCGAACCAGCTCCAGTCCACATCGGAACAGATCGCCACCGGGGCGGAGGAGGTTTCCGGCCAGGCCCAGACCGTGGCGACCGCCAGTGAGGAGTTGTCGGCCACCTCCGGCGACATCGCCCAGAACTGCCACGCTGCGGCCCAGGGGTCCCGGCAGGCGACCGGCGCGGCCCAGACCGGTGCCGAGGTGGTGGCGCAGACGGTGAGCGTCATGACCCGCATCGCCGAGCGGGTCACCGCGACGGCCCAGAGCGTGGAAGGGCTCGGCGCCCGGTCGGACCAGATCGGCGCCATTGTGGGGACCATCGAGGACATCGCCGACCAGACCAACCTGCTGGCCCTGAATGCGGCCATCGAAGCGGCCCGGGCCGGGGAGCAGGGACGCGGTTTCGCGGTTGTCGCCGATGAGGTGCGGGCCCTGGCCGAACGCACCACCACGGCGACCAAGGAGATCGGCGCCATGATCAAGGCGATCCAGACGGAGACCAAGGGGGCGGTGGCCGTGATGCAGGAGGGGGTCCGGGAGGTCCGGCAGGGTACGGAAGAGGCCTCCAGATCAGGCGCTGCCATCCAGGAGATCCTGGACCAGATCAATACCGTCACCATGCAGGTGAGCCAGATCGCCACGGCGGCGGAAGAGCAGTCGGCCACCACTTCGGAGATCACCAACAACATCCACCAGATCTCCGATGTGGTCCACCACACGGCCCGGGGCTCCCAGCAATCGGCCGCCGCCGCCGGGCAGCTCGCCCGGTTGTCGGACGACCTCCGTTCCCTGGTCAGGCAGTTCCGGTTGGCATAG
- a CDS encoding indolepyruvate oxidoreductase subunit beta, producing the protein MISQQLIISGVNGQGILFITRLLAETAIAKGLPVMTSETHGAAQVDGVVISHLKVGAFSNRLVRPGRADGLIALKPGNVELHGSFLKPDGWITANAGAAVPPAEAATVNADTLAVQLGNPQAVNLIVLGRALSTGRLFCTAEELARTIRRKLQDKPALLEEALAALDAGAAAAC; encoded by the coding sequence ATGATTTCACAACAGTTGATCATCTCCGGAGTGAACGGCCAGGGGATTCTCTTCATCACCCGGCTTTTGGCGGAGACCGCCATTGCCAAGGGGTTGCCGGTAATGACCTCCGAGACCCACGGCGCGGCTCAGGTCGATGGTGTCGTCATCTCCCACCTCAAGGTGGGGGCGTTCTCCAACCGGCTGGTGCGTCCGGGTAGAGCCGATGGCCTGATCGCCCTCAAGCCGGGCAACGTGGAGCTCCACGGCTCCTTTCTGAAACCGGACGGGTGGATAACGGCCAATGCCGGGGCCGCCGTTCCCCCCGCGGAAGCGGCGACCGTCAACGCCGACACCCTGGCCGTGCAATTGGGCAACCCCCAGGCGGTCAATCTGATCGTCCTCGGCCGCGCCCTCTCCACGGGGCGTCTTTTCTGCACGGCAGAGGAACTGGCCAGGACCATCCGGCGGAAACTGCAGGACAAACCCGCCCTGCTGGAAGAGGCCCTGGCGGCCTTGGACGCGGGGGCCGCCGCGGCCTGCTGA
- the glp gene encoding gephyrin-like molybdotransferase Glp codes for MVSFEEARNVILSSVTPVGTERIHLLDAVGRVVSEDVAAPWDMPLWDNSAMDGYAVRSADCPATPATLRVNGFLPAGAKADGVRVEPGCAVRIMTGAPAPEGCDAVVPVEETDNGDREVVLNEPVQKGQHIRFRGEDVAAGVTFLRAGSVIRPPEVNMLASFGMALVPVYRRPTVAILSTGDELVELGTTPGPGEIVNSNALSLAAAVREAGAVPLLIGIARDVRESLQEKLREGLKADVLITSAGVSAGDRDLVRAMLEEQGARQVFWKVGTKPGGPTAFALHGTTLVFSLPGNPVSTMITFEEFVRPALLRMQGHRRVLRPLFKAILREELRKKAGKVQIARIRLEREDGRWYATSAGNQQTAILKTMVDAEAIAVLPVESTRFAAGDEVDVHFYGSHIDLV; via the coding sequence ATGGTTTCATTCGAAGAAGCCCGGAACGTCATTCTGTCCTCCGTCACACCCGTCGGCACGGAGCGGATTCACCTGCTGGATGCCGTGGGCCGCGTGGTGTCCGAGGATGTGGCCGCGCCGTGGGACATGCCCTTGTGGGATAACTCGGCCATGGACGGCTATGCCGTCAGGTCCGCTGATTGCCCTGCAACCCCCGCCACACTGCGGGTCAACGGCTTTTTGCCGGCAGGGGCCAAGGCCGACGGCGTGCGCGTGGAACCGGGCTGCGCCGTCAGGATCATGACCGGCGCCCCCGCCCCCGAGGGGTGCGACGCAGTGGTGCCGGTGGAGGAGACCGACAACGGCGACCGGGAGGTCGTGCTCAACGAACCGGTCCAGAAGGGGCAGCACATCCGTTTCCGGGGCGAGGACGTGGCCGCGGGGGTGACCTTCCTCCGGGCCGGGTCGGTCATCCGCCCGCCGGAGGTGAACATGCTGGCCAGCTTCGGCATGGCGCTGGTGCCGGTCTATCGCCGCCCCACCGTGGCGATCCTCTCCACCGGCGACGAACTCGTGGAACTGGGCACCACCCCGGGGCCGGGGGAGATCGTCAACAGCAACGCCCTTTCCCTGGCGGCGGCGGTGCGGGAGGCGGGGGCGGTTCCGCTGCTCATCGGCATTGCCCGTGATGTGCGTGAAAGCCTCCAGGAGAAGCTGCGGGAAGGATTGAAGGCCGACGTCCTGATCACCTCGGCCGGCGTTTCGGCCGGTGACCGGGACTTGGTGCGTGCCATGCTGGAAGAGCAGGGGGCGCGGCAGGTATTCTGGAAGGTCGGGACCAAGCCCGGGGGCCCCACGGCCTTTGCCCTCCACGGCACGACCCTCGTGTTCTCCCTCCCCGGCAACCCGGTCTCCACCATGATCACCTTCGAGGAGTTCGTGCGGCCGGCCTTGCTCAGGATGCAGGGGCACCGCCGGGTGCTGCGGCCACTCTTCAAGGCCATCCTGCGCGAGGAGCTGCGCAAGAAGGCGGGCAAGGTCCAGATCGCGCGCATCCGCCTGGAGCGGGAGGACGGGCGCTGGTACGCCACGTCGGCCGGCAACCAGCAGACCGCGATCCTCAAGACCATGGTGGACGCCGAGGCCATCGCCGTGCTGCCGGTCGAGAGCACCCGGTTCGCCGCCGGCGACGAGGTGGACGTGCACTTCTACGGTAGCCATATCGATCTGGTTTGA
- a CDS encoding ferredoxin family protein, whose protein sequence is MPPVMDNVRPSEHPEDYSVQVHIDDERCNGCGLCVAFCPEAVLEMRTTVGGGKAVAAAPEKCCTCYTCVGQCPQKAIQLELRQK, encoded by the coding sequence ATGCCGCCGGTCATGGACAATGTCAGGCCATCGGAACATCCCGAAGACTACAGCGTACAGGTGCACATCGACGATGAGCGCTGCAACGGCTGCGGCCTGTGCGTGGCCTTCTGCCCGGAGGCGGTGCTCGAGATGCGGACCACGGTAGGGGGCGGGAAGGCCGTGGCGGCCGCGCCCGAAAAATGCTGCACCTGTTATACCTGTGTCGGCCAATGCCCGCAAAAGGCGATCCAACTGGAACTGCGGCAGAAATGA
- a CDS encoding 2Fe-2S iron-sulfur cluster-binding protein yields MTEPRIRITVDGQPLQVEPALPLLTALRALGFPIPGLCHHPRTGEQGRCSLCIVEVRDRDGWRAEHACLLRCEPGLTVRTVSPHIHQLRSWAARLLLARGPFNEPAVEVMLRAVLAAAEKGDNGGQYPDAALPPLSADGTDAATPAMPPGCILCGRCIGMCTGIGKNKLAFLGRGKRLRIGYVHGPSDTGACGTCHACRGVCPTGFIRSNGQAAFSARLYRRRGVPRNNGD; encoded by the coding sequence ATGACGGAGCCGCGCATCCGGATAACGGTGGATGGCCAGCCGCTCCAGGTCGAGCCCGCTCTCCCCCTGCTGACGGCCCTCAGGGCACTGGGCTTCCCCATACCGGGACTCTGCCACCATCCCCGCACGGGGGAGCAGGGACGGTGCAGCCTGTGCATCGTCGAGGTGCGTGACCGGGATGGCTGGCGGGCGGAGCATGCCTGTCTGCTCCGTTGTGAGCCGGGGCTCACCGTAAGGACGGTTTCGCCTCATATCCACCAGCTGCGCTCCTGGGCCGCCCGGCTGTTGTTGGCGCGCGGTCCCTTTAACGAACCGGCCGTCGAGGTGATGCTGCGGGCAGTGCTGGCGGCGGCGGAAAAGGGGGACAACGGGGGACAATACCCCGATGCCGCGCTGCCACCCCTTTCCGCTGACGGCACTGACGCCGCCACTCCGGCAATGCCGCCCGGCTGCATTCTCTGCGGGCGGTGCATCGGCATGTGCACCGGCATCGGCAAGAACAAACTGGCATTCCTGGGCAGGGGTAAACGGCTCAGAATCGGGTATGTCCACGGCCCGTCGGATACCGGGGCATGCGGCACCTGCCACGCCTGCCGTGGCGTCTGCCCCACCGGTTTCATCCGTTCCAATGGCCAGGCTGCTTTTAGCGCACGGCTTTACCGCAGGCGTGGGGTGCCCCGGAACAACGGGGATTGA
- a CDS encoding MBL fold metallo-hydrolase, whose product MSGGATFRIMGSGAGPGAPSFFCDCAGCRDARENPAHARTRSGALVTAGQTQILLDTPPDLRAQLVREQIKAIDRVFLTHWHYDHFGGIGELEYYVKLQRKEPIPLYLPPTAVEQFARAFPDLDEVFAVTAWRFNEPHPFDGVTITPLPANHGIETAGFLVASAGKRLAYFPDTAGLPAETAGAVAGVDWLVCDATFHGDNWFPHSHMSVDEAIGLGREVGAGTTVLTHMSIHYSRPVTAGELQETVSRHPNVLAAHDGMKITL is encoded by the coding sequence ATGAGCGGCGGTGCGACCTTCAGGATCATGGGGTCCGGCGCGGGACCGGGGGCACCGTCCTTTTTCTGCGATTGCGCGGGATGCCGGGACGCCCGGGAGAACCCGGCCCATGCCAGGACCCGGAGCGGGGCGCTCGTCACCGCCGGGCAGACGCAGATCCTCCTGGACACCCCGCCCGACCTGCGGGCCCAATTGGTCCGGGAGCAAATCAAAGCCATCGACCGCGTATTTCTCACCCACTGGCATTACGACCATTTCGGCGGGATCGGCGAACTGGAATACTATGTCAAGCTGCAGCGGAAAGAGCCGATACCGCTCTATCTGCCCCCCACGGCCGTGGAGCAGTTCGCAAGGGCGTTTCCCGACCTGGACGAGGTATTTGCCGTAACCGCCTGGCGGTTCAACGAACCGCACCCCTTCGACGGCGTCACCATTACCCCGCTCCCCGCCAATCACGGCATAGAGACCGCGGGCTTTCTGGTGGCCTCGGCCGGAAAGCGGCTCGCCTATTTTCCCGACACCGCCGGTCTGCCGGCCGAAACCGCAGGGGCAGTGGCGGGTGTGGATTGGCTGGTCTGCGATGCCACGTTCCATGGGGACAACTGGTTTCCCCACAGCCACATGTCGGTGGATGAGGCCATCGGCCTGGGCAGGGAGGTGGGGGCAGGGACGACGGTGCTTACCCATATGTCGATCCACTACAGCCGGCCGGTCACCGCCGGGGAGTTGCAGGAGACGGTCTCACGGCACCCCAATGTGCTGGCGGCCCATGACGGCATGAAGATTACCCTTTGA
- a CDS encoding sensor histidine kinase yields MDEMVGLSLDLFERLGILAVLFFLMMRFEPFRRLLTGKVATASSREKLFHAVYFGAAGIFATYCGFPVHGAIANLRTVPVVIGGILGGPLVGLSAGVIAGAHRYFYDIGGVTSVSCAIATPLAGVVAGLLYRRLHRRAFDPLMAFFIGIVAESIKMGLILLLAHPREAALSVVHTIGLPSILSNAFGIAVLVEVLASVAREQERAMAQQAQTTLNIAFRTLPYLRHGLNRESAVEASHIIREMTGLDAVSISSENEILAHEGLDGDQHAPGGHALPPAARRAFETGTVVIASTKDAIGCASQGGRLGSAIVVPLKKWDKTVGVMELYRQKEHAISQLDVELANGLAHLFSNQLELGEIELQRKLVAEAEIKALQAQINPHFLFNAISTIISYTRTDPQTASCLLVKLADFFRKNISPTANKVPLSVELEHCEAYIAIEKARFEERLAIVYEIDDEALSCNVPSLILQPLVENGVRHGILPKEGGGVIHIGARKGGDGLVISIRDNGVGMSRERIRSLLSETAASHAGSGLGLALRNVNSRLAALYGKENGLKIESEPGEGTTVYFRVPVNA; encoded by the coding sequence ATGGATGAAATGGTAGGCCTGTCCCTTGACCTCTTTGAACGGCTGGGGATTCTGGCGGTTCTCTTTTTCCTCATGATGAGATTCGAGCCATTCCGGCGGCTGCTGACCGGTAAAGTCGCCACGGCGAGCAGCCGCGAGAAGCTGTTCCATGCCGTCTATTTCGGGGCGGCCGGTATTTTTGCCACCTACTGCGGCTTTCCGGTGCACGGGGCGATCGCCAATCTGCGTACGGTTCCGGTGGTCATCGGCGGCATACTGGGAGGCCCCCTGGTCGGCCTGTCCGCCGGGGTCATAGCAGGGGCGCATCGCTATTTCTACGATATCGGCGGGGTGACCTCCGTCTCCTGCGCCATTGCGACGCCATTGGCGGGGGTTGTCGCCGGTCTGCTCTACCGCAGGCTGCACCGGAGGGCCTTCGACCCGCTGATGGCCTTTTTCATCGGCATCGTGGCCGAGTCGATCAAGATGGGGCTGATCCTGCTCCTGGCCCATCCCCGGGAGGCCGCCCTGAGCGTGGTGCATACCATCGGCCTCCCCAGCATCCTCTCCAACGCCTTCGGCATCGCGGTGCTCGTGGAGGTGCTTGCTTCCGTCGCCCGCGAACAGGAACGGGCCATGGCGCAGCAGGCGCAGACCACGCTCAATATCGCCTTCAGGACCCTGCCGTATCTGCGCCATGGCCTAAACCGCGAGTCGGCCGTGGAGGCGTCGCACATCATCCGGGAGATGACCGGCCTGGACGCGGTATCCATCTCCAGCGAGAACGAGATCCTGGCCCACGAGGGGCTGGATGGCGACCAGCATGCCCCGGGCGGGCATGCCCTGCCCCCCGCCGCGCGGCGGGCCTTTGAAACCGGCACGGTGGTGATCGCGTCCACGAAGGATGCCATCGGCTGCGCCAGCCAGGGGGGGAGGCTCGGTTCGGCCATCGTGGTGCCGCTCAAGAAATGGGACAAGACCGTGGGGGTCATGGAGTTGTACCGCCAGAAGGAGCACGCCATCAGCCAACTGGACGTGGAACTGGCCAACGGGCTTGCCCATCTGTTCTCCAACCAGCTTGAACTGGGCGAGATCGAACTCCAGCGCAAGCTGGTGGCCGAGGCGGAGATCAAGGCCCTGCAAGCCCAGATCAACCCCCACTTCCTGTTCAACGCCATCTCCACCATCATCAGCTATACCCGGACCGACCCCCAGACCGCATCCTGCCTGCTGGTGAAGCTGGCCGACTTCTTCCGCAAGAACATCAGCCCCACCGCCAACAAGGTGCCGCTGTCGGTGGAGCTGGAACACTGCGAGGCCTATATCGCCATCGAAAAGGCCCGCTTCGAGGAACGGCTCGCCATCGTCTACGAGATCGACGACGAGGCCCTGTCGTGCAACGTTCCCTCGCTGATCCTGCAGCCGCTGGTGGAAAACGGCGTGCGCCATGGCATCCTGCCCAAGGAGGGGGGCGGTGTGATCCATATCGGAGCCAGAAAGGGGGGTGACGGCCTGGTCATCTCCATCAGGGACAACGGCGTGGGCATGTCCCGGGAACGTATCCGCAGCCTGCTGTCGGAAACGGCGGCGTCCCATGCGGGGAGCGGGTTGGGGCTGGCGCTCAGGAACGTCAACAGCCGCCTGGCGGCCCTGTACGGCAAGGAGAATGGTTTGAAGATCGAGAGCGAGCCGGGTGAGGGGACCACGGTCTACTTCCGGGTGCCGGTGAACGCATGA
- a CDS encoding GNAT family N-acetyltransferase yields MTAPDREDTCVYDIVFATDEDETELRGIFLDENMDIAGEMQEHVLIQEAGEIIGGGMLTQTGEAEFHLLVFAVKGSARSHGAGSILLRELIGQPWRYSRNGTSAPIGAYTVTTAAKGKSSGFYRKNGFVTCAFSDLAAPFDEQCRECPDRDNCNPVPMRYAGCVAHNGPECAAGGGAP; encoded by the coding sequence ATGACGGCACCGGACAGGGAGGATACCTGCGTGTATGACATCGTGTTTGCGACAGACGAGGACGAGACCGAACTGCGGGGCATCTTCCTGGACGAGAACATGGATATTGCCGGAGAGATGCAGGAGCACGTCCTGATACAAGAGGCCGGCGAGATCATCGGCGGGGGCATGCTGACCCAAACCGGCGAGGCGGAGTTTCACCTGCTGGTGTTTGCGGTCAAGGGGAGCGCACGCAGCCACGGCGCCGGCAGCATCCTGCTCAGGGAGCTGATCGGACAGCCGTGGCGCTACTCCCGCAACGGCACGTCGGCACCCATCGGGGCCTATACGGTCACGACGGCGGCAAAGGGGAAAAGCTCGGGGTTTTACCGGAAAAACGGTTTTGTGACCTGCGCTTTTAGCGACTTGGCGGCCCCGTTCGACGAGCAGTGCCGCGAATGCCCGGACCGGGACAACTGCAACCCGGTACCCATGAGGTATGCCGGATGCGTGGCGCACAACGGGCCCGAATGCGCCGCCGGTGGGGGCGCCCCATGA
- a CDS encoding SOS response-associated peptidase, which translates to MCGRFTSILSPETLAAIFHVTAPADLEPRYNIAPTQAVNVVRRTGDGRNRLDEMTWGLIPSWSRGRDLGRHMINARCETVHEKPAFRHAIRHQRCIVPASGFYEWQQAEGGKQPYYIHPVDDSPMGFAGIWEQWRTPEGDMLQSVCILTTSANTSMEAIHDRMPVILAPDGYSFWLDHNRQEPEEFRHLYHPYPPELLQAHKVPDLINNPRFDSPACIVQV; encoded by the coding sequence ATGTGCGGACGATTCACTTCCATCCTCTCTCCGGAAACCCTCGCGGCCATATTCCATGTGACCGCCCCGGCGGACCTGGAACCGCGCTATAACATTGCGCCGACCCAGGCGGTGAATGTCGTCCGGCGGACGGGCGATGGGCGCAACAGGCTTGACGAAATGACATGGGGACTCATACCGTCATGGTCCAGGGGGAGGGATCTGGGCCGCCACATGATCAACGCCAGGTGCGAGACCGTCCACGAGAAGCCGGCGTTCCGCCATGCGATCAGGCACCAGCGCTGCATTGTCCCGGCGTCCGGCTTCTACGAGTGGCAGCAGGCCGAGGGGGGCAAGCAGCCGTACTACATCCACCCGGTGGATGACTCGCCCATGGGGTTTGCCGGGATATGGGAGCAGTGGCGAACCCCCGAAGGGGATATGCTGCAAAGCGTCTGCATCCTCACCACCTCCGCCAACACGTCCATGGAGGCGATCCATGACCGCATGCCGGTGATCCTGGCCCCCGACGGCTATTCCTTCTGGCTGGACCACAACAGGCAGGAGCCGGAAGAGTTCCGCCACCTCTACCACCCCTACCCTCCGGAATTGCTCCAGGCGCATAAGGTGCCCGACCTGATCAACAATCCGCGTTTCGACAGCCCGGCGTGCATCGTACAGGTGTAG
- a CDS encoding LytTR family DNA-binding domain-containing protein: MTITVFIIDDEAPARRELRYLLGQVGDVTVLGEASSPSQGLQGIRETRPQLVFLDIQLPGLSGIELAQVIRELPDKPLVVFATAFEQFAVQAFNVDAFDYILKPFTLERVAKSIHKAGRALDTQVQAHKPLQELHGPDKPDIKRILVHKGGKMIPVPPESIVFIRATEGEAQVHTADGVFTSKSTLNTLESVLEPYSFVRVHRNSLVNLNCIIEIIPWFNGSCKLVMNDNGGSEVLVSRYNAKDLKQRLILSK, translated from the coding sequence ATGACGATCACCGTATTCATCATCGACGACGAGGCACCGGCCCGCAGGGAGCTGCGCTACCTGCTCGGGCAGGTGGGCGACGTGACGGTCCTCGGCGAGGCGTCCAGCCCTTCCCAGGGGTTGCAGGGCATCCGGGAGACCAGGCCGCAGCTGGTGTTCCTGGATATTCAGCTGCCCGGACTGAGCGGGATAGAATTGGCCCAGGTCATCAGGGAACTCCCCGACAAGCCGCTGGTCGTCTTCGCCACCGCCTTCGAGCAGTTTGCCGTTCAGGCCTTTAACGTGGATGCCTTCGACTACATCCTCAAGCCGTTCACCCTGGAGCGGGTGGCCAAGTCCATCCACAAGGCCGGCAGGGCACTGGATACCCAGGTGCAGGCGCACAAGCCCCTCCAGGAGCTCCACGGCCCGGACAAGCCCGACATCAAGCGGATCCTGGTGCATAAGGGGGGCAAGATGATCCCCGTGCCGCCCGAGAGCATCGTCTTCATCCGGGCCACGGAAGGGGAGGCCCAGGTCCATACGGCAGACGGCGTGTTCACCTCCAAGAGCACCCTCAACACCCTGGAAAGCGTCCTGGAGCCGTACTCCTTCGTCAGGGTCCACCGCAATTCCCTGGTCAACCTGAACTGCATCATCGAGATCATCCCCTGGTTCAACGGCAGTTGCAAACTGGTCATGAACGACAACGGCGGCAGCGAGGTGCTGGTCAGCCGCTACAACGCCAAGGACCTGAAACAACGCCTTATCCTGAGCAAATAG